A part of Winslowiella toletana genomic DNA contains:
- the hpxK gene encoding allantoate amidohydrolase encodes MSGCLMNATEAELAAARVMARCDALAEISETGDKLTRVYLSPEHMRANTRVGEWMAAAGMQVWQDSVGNICGRYEGAVANAPALLLGSHLDTVRNAGRYDGMLGVLTAIETVQYLHQHQLRLPLAIEIIGFGDEEGTRFGITLLGSRGITGSWPESWVTHPDGNSITVAEAMADVGLDASKIGQAARQVSDIVAYLELHIEQGPCLEQEQLALGVVTAINGARRLNCRFVGEAGHAGTVPMSHRKDALAAAAEWMVYIEHSTPQHDAQLVATVGTLQCAPGAVNVIPGEVDLTLDVRGPQDQPLAALLSELLTQAEAIALRRGLIFSADEYYHIGATRCDDRLQEALSQAVTQVQGRALSLPSGAGHDAIAIAERWPVGMLFVRCDRGISHHPAESVMTNDVAKAIQAYLLAVVNIAKS; translated from the coding sequence ATGAGTGGCTGTCTGATGAACGCAACCGAAGCTGAACTGGCTGCTGCCCGGGTCATGGCGCGCTGTGACGCGCTGGCGGAAATCAGCGAAACCGGCGATAAGCTGACGCGCGTTTATCTGTCACCAGAACATATGCGCGCCAATACACGCGTAGGCGAGTGGATGGCGGCGGCTGGCATGCAGGTGTGGCAGGACAGTGTCGGTAATATTTGTGGACGCTATGAAGGCGCGGTAGCGAATGCGCCGGCGCTGCTGCTGGGGTCGCATCTGGATACGGTGCGTAATGCCGGTCGTTACGACGGTATGCTTGGCGTACTGACCGCTATCGAAACCGTGCAATATCTGCATCAGCACCAGCTGCGACTGCCGCTGGCGATTGAGATTATCGGCTTTGGCGACGAAGAGGGCACGCGCTTTGGCATTACCCTGCTGGGCAGTCGCGGCATCACCGGCAGCTGGCCGGAGAGCTGGGTGACGCACCCGGACGGAAACAGCATTACCGTGGCTGAAGCGATGGCCGATGTCGGCCTTGATGCCAGCAAAATTGGTCAGGCGGCGCGTCAGGTCAGCGATATCGTTGCTTACCTTGAGCTGCATATTGAGCAGGGTCCTTGTCTTGAGCAAGAGCAACTGGCGCTGGGGGTGGTGACCGCGATTAACGGCGCACGACGGCTTAACTGTCGTTTTGTCGGCGAAGCGGGGCATGCCGGCACCGTGCCGATGAGTCATCGCAAAGATGCGCTGGCCGCCGCCGCCGAATGGATGGTGTATATCGAACACAGTACGCCACAGCATGATGCGCAGCTGGTGGCCACCGTCGGCACTCTGCAATGCGCGCCCGGTGCGGTAAATGTTATTCCGGGTGAAGTGGATTTGACGCTCGATGTGCGTGGACCGCAAGATCAGCCGCTGGCGGCGCTGCTTTCCGAATTGCTGACCCAGGCAGAAGCCATCGCGTTGCGCCGTGGGCTGATCTTTAGCGCTGACGAGTATTACCATATTGGCGCGACGCGCTGTGACGACCGGTTGCAGGAGGCATTAAGCCAGGCGGTAACGCAGGTGCAGGGGCGCGCTCTGTCGCTGCCAAGCGGCGCCGGGCATGATGCGATTGCTATTGCCGAGCGCTGGCCGGTCGGGATGCTGTTTGTGCGTTGTGACCGCGGTATCAGCCACCATCCTGCCGAATCGGTAATGACAAACGATGTCGCCAAAGCGATACAGGCATACCTGTTAGCGGTAGTGAATATCGCCAAATCGTAG